In Brienomyrus brachyistius isolate T26 unplaced genomic scaffold, BBRACH_0.4 scaffold53, whole genome shotgun sequence, a single window of DNA contains:
- the ankrd12 gene encoding ankyrin repeat domain-containing protein 12 isoform X7, which yields MAKPGMDRDGAMVEKHVVKKSKDKISPFTKTPKVDRNEILGREMKSKSSMKRKLSFTVSPPQNEERDSDTDKDGPDKKKVKKETGNKKSTPMNILFGYPLSERKQMALLMQMTARDNSPDSTPSHPSQAPTVQKKIASTTSSRQKDKVNKRNERGETPLHMAAIRGDAKQVRELISLGADVNVKDFAGWTPLHEACNLGYYDVAKVLIAAGAEVNTQGLDDDTPLHDASSSGHRDIVKLLLRHGGNAFQANKRGERPVDVADSQEVERLLKGEAPLSEPDDSSSGGTGPSVWESEDPPSVNPSSIDDNMEYSDTEKDSDSKQTNTAKASASVSGLDEYEFKDEEEEEDLSKALNDRHILRREARQREKEEKDRNHFLAKQDKGSPATGNLKKPKSSRVLFCSSESSSDDAETPVERKGLPTIDGHKPDMRLKKETGAESKEKGKVKKKYKNQSKNKENQEVKDDSKENSKAVFFSSTAAGLETPEKTREEDSFKMSFSPKDDSSVHLFHLPTMKSPKLNHSLSDKQATPLKQENVKACVSVGDSSCQVDGIKYDHYVDADCATEGSSSRGFKHKEKSKHHQRDLCLDGDDRSSSSPHKDDNLGTGMDNAEGALRKTDKDGKVLKKHKLKHCGKDKHRKECEMEKDKQRQKEMKKDGHRNLEFDREFWKENFFKSDENEDSNPGKTEMLEGNSPQKADESPIKEERPVREKHASIKDKRQKDEREKDKSFKRERELFCKEERSREGKTGELDEKTSSLITDEGRDESLCAVGMKEEAEDRPVTETEVDQEQMDPLEKGTREKTERKLVGKERECERIDKKHSEKERKMRVEHFPEKSEPHNFADKWREREKMVTTSHSSGENKYKESEKLKAILTTKKPEENKKSRDKMERKTDKEKQEKDRYSENREKDRYSENREKDKMGIDRKGKTSEKVTEHNKSDRTKEKEKDWDKKKKDKGKDVISSSSNLKLLLEERKSSISESTKISHEKNVSAKLKDDVLKTPEKDRRERDRDAERHRDRDRHKDKSQQSKVSKTNSADAEKSKAKSSPAPKDVRPKEKRLVNDDLMQTSFERMLSLKDQEIEQWHRKHMEKIKQKERERMKLRPGAELGKLKNRDRVRNTPGDVCVSKDLQRSKSSEVSETHTREQKLKDATGTRSFSLDAKNLPYTGKSALCLDSSLSRSPKPESERCGPMCRSVSMISMASSEDSCQTNALTPRPLSEYDSDFTVEGSDSQASFSQSSCVTHAITSPAVHEKETDSLLDGAQRNKTPLSGRHATPYLRSILDDDSKPAYADAKSFEDSSRPSVLSHLSSDKGPVQDVARPQSSQNMSVLRHPIRSNCTSDGENFADIGNEGHVSGSRLLLVSNSNDTLGKEPSERVCQQANLSQSEGIPPAILEPKQSHAADPLIDRGAPFPHLDDSKMEIISKKLYSECNKDTDDSLTPETSGMFPSCLPAEQHLPTNAKTTSDSCNKQWDSHTEINMELLQRSDASFPSGLEQKDKSMCETTACNPESKAEEHKVTGSCREEWAKSPGPSIAVCSSIQRPDSGIEDAMLNVQVGIPEAKDIHEEADMETDDADTKDGKTLKHAIGSAEPCDISPCDIRDHPVSPVLEPIHPSPECKDEASDAPEGLEKSSSSIEMADKSQILPEGSNQGQTLAEVKPEPGEEMITDQSTSEEKQQLHKDDLGEDYVQRDPQGEHSGASSGGSSPLPGDGDSDCSGARAKVRLSEDDDVQVHHPRKRKMPRVPQPMQASPTAQQVKERNQQSLAAIVDSLKLEEIQPYQTERANPYYEFLHIRKKIEEKRKVLCSVIPQAPQYYDEYVTFNGSYLLDGNPLSKLCIPTITPPPSLPEPLKELFKQQEVVRMKLRLQHSIEREKLIVSNEQEVLRVHYRAARTLANQTLPFSACTVLLDAEVYNMPQDAQGDDGKTSVRDRFNTRQFMSWLQDVDDKFDKLKTCLLMRQQHEAAALNAVQRLEWQLKLQELDLATYKSTSIFEIPEFYIPLVDVNDDFDLTPI from the exons ATGGCCAAACCTGGGATGGACAGAGATGGCGCCATGGTGGAGAAGCACGTGGTGAAGAAG agtaaaGATAAAATTTCTCCATTCACCAAGACTCCGAAGGTGGATCGGAATGAGATACTAGGGAGGGAGATGAAGTCCAAGTCTTCCATGAAACGCAAACTATCCTTTAccgtcagccccccacagaaTGAGGAACGGGACTCTGACACGG ACAAAGATGGGCCGGACAAGAAGAAGGTGAAAAAGGAGACTGGTAACAAGAAGTCCACTCCCATGAACATCCTGTTCGGCTATCCTCTGTCGGAGCGGAAGCAGATGGCACTTCTGATGCAGATGACGGCCCGAGACAACAGCCCAG ACTCTACCCCAAGTCACCCTTCTCAGGCACCGACAGTACAGAAGAAGATTGCCAGCACCACGTCGTCCCGGCAGAAGGACAAGGTCAACAAAAGGAACGAGCGTGGTGAGACTCCTCTGCACATGGCTGCCATTCGAGGGGATGCCAAGCAAGTCCGTGAGCTCATCAGCCTCGGCGCCGACGTCAACGTCAAAGACTTTGCAG gGTGGACGCCTCTCCATGAAGCCTGTAATCTTGGTTACTATGACGTGGCCAAGGTACTCATCGCAGCAGGGGCAGAGGTCAATACACAGGGCCTGGACGATGACACGCCGCTTCATGATGCATCCAGCAGTGGACATAGGGAT ATTGTCAAGCTGCTGTTACGACATGGGGGCAACGCCTTTCAGGCCAACAAGCGCGGCGAGCGGCCTGTGGATGTGGCCGACTCACAGGAGGTGGAGCGCCTGCTGAAGGGCGAGGCTCCGCTCTCTGAGCCGGACGACAGCTCCTCAGGTGGGACAGGGCCATCTGTCTGGG AATCAGAAGACCCTCCATCAGTAAATCCCTCCAGTATTGACGACAACATGGAATACTCAGACACTGAAAAGGATTCTGACAGCAAGCAGACTAACACTGCAAAGGCATCTGCCTCTGTATCTGGGCTGGATGAATATGAGTTcaaggacgaggaggaggaagaagatcTGAGCAAGGCTCTGAATGACCGACACATCCTCAGGAGGGAGGCGCGCCAGCgagagaaggaggagaaggACAGGAACCATTTTCTGGCTAAACAGGATAAGGGTAGCCCAGCCACGGGCAATTTGAAGAAACCGAAATCGTCCCGGGTCCTCTTCTGCAGCTCGGAGAGCTCCAGTGATGATGCAGAGACCCCCGTGGAGAGGAAAGGCCTCCCCACCATTGACGGGCATAAACCTGACATGAGGCTGAAGAAGGAAACAGGGGCAGAAAGCAAGGAGAAAGGCAAAGTGAAGAAAAAGTACAAAAATCaaagtaaaaataaagaaaaccaaGAAGTTAAAGATGACAGTAAAGAGAACAGTAAGGCAGTGTTCTTTTCTTCAACAGCAGCAGGCCTGGAAACCCCAGAGAAAACCCGAGAAGAAGACTCTTTCAAAATGTCATTCAGCCCGAAGGATGACTCTTCTGTTCACCTCTTCCATCTACCAACAATGAAGTCTCCAAAGCTCAACCACAGCCTGAGCGACAAGCAGGCTACCCCACTCAAACAAGAAAATGTTAAGGCATGTGTCTCAGTTGGGGATTCTTCCTGTCAGGTTGATGGCATCAAATATGACCACTATGTTGATGCTGACTGTGCTACAGAGGGCTCTAGCAGCAGAGGATTCAAGCATAAGGAGAAGAGCAAACATCACCAGAGAGATCTCTGCCTAGATGGGGATGACAGGAGCTCCTCCAGCCCTCACAAAGATGATAATCTGGGAACAGGCATGGACAATGCTGAAGGAGCATTACGGAAGACCGACAAAGATGGCAAAGTGCTCAAAAAACACAAACTGAAGCACTGTGGGAAGGACAAGCACCGGAAAGAGTGTGAGATGGAGAAGGACAAGCAGAGGCAGAAAGAGATGAAAAAAGATGGGCACAGAAATCTAGAGTTTGATCGGGAGTTCTGGAAAGAGAACTTCTTTAAGAGTGATGAAAATGAGGACTCGAACCCAGGGAAAACAGAGATGCTCGAAGGTAATTCCCCACAAAAGGCTGACGAGTCCCCCATTAAAGAGGAGAGGCCAGTTCGAGAAAAGCATGCTAGCATCAAAGACAAGAGACAAAAAGATGAACGGGAAAAAGACAAATCCttcaaaagagagagagagcttttcTGCAAAGAGGAACGAAGCAGAGAAGGTAAAACGGGTGAGCTGGATGAGAAGACAAGCAGCCTCATCACAGATGAGGGACGGGACGAATCCTTGTGTGCTGTAGGCATGAAAGAGGAGGCAGAGGACCGACCAGTTACCGAGACCGAGGTAGATCAGGAGCAAATGGATCCATTGGAGAAAGGTACTCGAGAAAAAACAGAGAGAAAACTTGTAGGGAAGGAACGGGAATGTGAGAGGATAGACAAAAAACATTCTGAGAAAGAGAGGAAAATGAGAGTGGAGCACTTCCCAGAAAAATCTGAACCACATAATTTTGCTGACAaatggagagagagggaaaagATGGTGACCACCTCCCATTCTTCCGGAGAGAATAAATACAAGGAAAGTGAAAAGCTGAAAGCTATTTTGACTACTAAGAAGCCAGAAGAGAACAAGAAAAGCAGGGACAAGATGGAAAGGAAGACTGACAAAGAGAAGCAAGAGAAGGATCGGTATTCCGAGAACAGAGAGAAGGATCGGTATTCTGAGAACAGAGAGAAGGACAAAATGGGCATTGACAGAAAAGGCAAAACCTCAGAAAAAGTTACGGAGCACAACAAATCTGACAGGacaaaggaaaaggagaaagactgggacaaaaagaaaaaagacaagGGGAAAGATGTCATTTCCTCAAGCTCAAATTTGAAATTGCTTTTGGAAGAGCGAAAATCCAGCATTTCTGAGAGCACTAAGATATCCCATGAGAAGAATGTCTCGGCTAAGCTGAAAGATGACGTGCTGAAAACTCCAGAAAAAGACCGCAGGGAGCGGGACAGGGATGCTGAGAGACACCGAGACAGGGATCGGCACAAAGATAAATCCCAACAGTCCAAAGTATCCAAGACAAACTCTGCAGATGCCGAAAAGAGCAAAGCAAAATCTTCACCGGCCCCTAAGGATGTCCGGCCGAAAGAAAAGAGActtgtaaacgacgatctcatgCAGACTAGTTTTGAGCGCATGCTAAGTTTGAAGGACCAAGAGATCGAACAGTGGCACAGGAAGCATATGGAGAAGATCAAGCAGAAAGAGCGAGAGCGAATGAAGCTGCGACCAGGTGCAGAGCTAGGGAAATTGAAGAacagagacagggtgaggaatACCCCAGGAGATGTCTGTGTGAGCAAAGACCTGCAGCGTTCCAAGAGCTCAGAGGTGTCGGAGACTCATACCAGAGAGCAAAAATTGAAAGATGCCACTGGCACACGTTCGTTCTCCCTGGATGCCAAGAATCTGCCGTATACCGGGAAATCAGCCCTTTGTCTTGACAGCAGCCTGAGCCGCTCCCCCAAGCCGGAAAGTGAGAGGTGTGGTCCCATGTGCAGATCAGTGTCAATGATTTCAATGGCTAGCTCGGAAGACTCCTGCCAAACAAATGCTCTCACACCAAGACCCTTGAGTGAGTACGACTCCGACTTCACGGTGGAAGGTTCAGACTCCCAGGCATCCTTTTCACAATCTTCCTGTGTGACGCATGCCATCACGTCACCTGCCGTTCACGAAAAAGAAACTGATAGTCTACTTGATGGGGCTCAGCGCAACAAGACTCCTCTCTCTGGTAGACATGCCACCCCTTATCTGAGGTCAATTCTGGATGACGACTCCAAACCTGCATATGCTGATGCCAAGTCTTTTGAGGATTCCAGTAGGCCAAGTGTGCTGTCACACTTAAGTAGTGATAAAGGACCTGTACAAGATGTGGCTCGTCCACAGTCAAGCCAGAACATGTCGGTTCTCCGACACCCAATTCGAAGCAACTGCACTTCTGATGGTGAGAATTTTGCCGACATTGGCAATGAAGGGCATGTTTCTGGCAGTCGGCTCCTGCTTGTCTCAAACAGCAACGATACTCTAGGAAAAGAGCCAAGTGAAAGGGTGTGTCAACAGGCTAACCTTTCACAGTCTGAGGGTATACCGCCGGCTATACTAGAACCAAAACAGTCACATGCCGCTGACCCACTTATAGATAGGGGTGCACCATTTCCACATCTGGATGACTCAAAAATGGAAATCATCAGCAAAAAACTATATTCGGAATGTAACAAGGATACAGATGATTCCCTTACTCCAGAAACCTCAGGAATGTTCCCATCCTGTTTGCCTGCTGAGCAGCATCTACCCACAAATgccaaaaccacctcagattcTTGCAACAAGCAGTGGGATAGCCATACAGAGATCAACATGGAATTGCTCCAGAGATCAGATGCCAGTTTTCCTTCAGGGCTTGAGCAAAAAGATAAGTCTATGTGTGAGACTACTGCTTGCAATCCAGAAAGTAAAGCGGAGGAACACAAGGTGACTGGAAGTTGCAGAGAGGAGTGGGCTAAAAGCCCTGGGCCCTCCATCGCTGTCTGCAGCAGCATACAGAGGCCAGACAGTGGGATCGAAGATGCCATGCTGAATGTCCAAGTAGGCATCCCTGAAGCCAAGGACATTCACGAGGAAGCAGACATGGAGACAGATGATGCAGACACAAAAGACGGTAAAACACTAAAACATGCCATAGGATCTGCTGAGCCATGTGACATTTCCCCGTGTGACATCCGTGACCATCCTGTATCCCCTGTATTGGAGCCCATTCATCCCAGTCCTGAATGTAAAGATGAAGCCTCAGATGCTCCTGAGGgcttggaaaagagcagcagcagtATAGAGATGGCAGATAAGTCACAAATTCTGCCAGAGGGTAGTAACCAGGGCCAGACTCTAGCTGAAGTGAAACCTGAGCCTGGGGAGGAGATGATCACTGACCAGAGCACATCCGAAGAGAAACAGCAGCTACACAAGGATGACCTGGGTGAAGACTATGTCCAAAGGGATCCCCAGGGGGAGCACAGTGGGGCTTCCTCAGGAGGGTCCTCTCCACTACCAGGAGATGGAGACAGCGACTGCTCAGGGGCTAGGGCCAAGGTTCGGCTGTCTGAAGATGATGACGTTCAGGTGCATCACCCACGGAAAAGGAAGATGCCCCGGGTGCCTCAACCGATGCAAGCTAGCCCCACTGCGCAGCAGGTTAAGGAGAGGAACCAACAGTCTCTGGCTGCCATAGTAGACTCACTCAAGCTGGAGGAGATACAGCCTTACCAGACTGAGAGAGCCAACCCCTACTATGAGTTCTTGCACATCCGTAAGAAGATCGAGGAGAAGCGCAAAGTGCTTTGCAGCGTTATTCCTCAAGCACCGCAGTATTACGATGAATACGTGACCTTCAACGGCTCCTACCTCCTAGATGGAAATCCACTTAGCAAACTTTGCATTCCAACT ATAACACCACCTCCGTCATTGCCTGAACCGCTGAAGGAGTTGTTCAAGCAGCAGGAAGTTGTCCGCATGAAGTTGCGTCTGCAGCACAGCATTGAACGG GAAAAGCTAATTGTTTCAAATGAGCAAGAGGTCCTGCGTGTCCACTATCGTGCAGCAAGAACACTAGCCAACCAGACCCTGCCTTTCAGCGCGTGTACAGTTCTTCTGGATGCTGAAGTTTACAACATGCCGCAAGATGCCCAG GGAGATGATGGGAAAACATCTGTCCGTGACCGGTTCAACACCAGGCAGTTTATGTCATGGTTGCAGGATGTTGACGACAAGTTTGATAAACTGAAG acctgcctcctgatgcGTCAGCAGCACGAAGCCGCTGCGCTGAATGCTGTGCAGAGGCTGGAGTGGCAGCTCAAGCTGCAGGAGCTCGACCTGGCCACCTACAAGTCTACCAGCATCTTTGAGATCCCCGAGTTCTACATCCCACTCGTCGACGTCAATGACGACTTCGACCTAACCCCCATATGA